A section of the Kribbella sp. HUAS MG21 genome encodes:
- a CDS encoding aspartate aminotransferase family protein, with amino-acid sequence MTHAELWERHKAVMPAWLALYYEEPIEIVQGSGRRVTDGEGNTYLDFFAGILTNAIGYDVAEISDAVREQLGSGIAHTSTVYLIRKQIELAEKIAELSGIPDAKVFFANSGTEANETALLLATQARRSNQVLAMRNSYHGRAFGTVAITGNRGWSASSLSPVNVQYVQGAYRYRSPFRDLPDAEYIKVCVDDLRNVIETTTSGDVACLIAEPIQGVGGFSSPPDGLYAAFKEVLDEFGILFISDEVQTGWGRTGDHFWGIQAHDVIPDAMTFAKGLGNGFAIGGVVARGDLMDSIKANSLSTFGGNPISTSAAKATIDYLLDKDLQANAAKRGAQLVDGLRGISDEYPELGDVRGKGLMLAAEIVKPGDNSPDPAATAKLQQETKNRGLLIGKGGLYGNVLRMAPPMTLTEQEATEALDILRDSFNTLR; translated from the coding sequence ATGACACATGCGGAGCTCTGGGAGCGTCACAAGGCCGTCATGCCGGCTTGGCTCGCGTTGTACTACGAGGAGCCGATCGAGATCGTGCAGGGGTCCGGCCGCCGGGTCACCGACGGTGAGGGCAACACCTACCTGGACTTCTTCGCCGGCATCCTGACCAACGCGATCGGGTACGACGTCGCGGAGATCTCGGACGCGGTGCGCGAGCAACTCGGCTCCGGGATCGCGCACACCTCGACCGTGTACCTGATCCGGAAGCAGATCGAGCTGGCCGAGAAGATCGCCGAGCTCTCCGGGATCCCGGACGCGAAGGTCTTCTTCGCGAACTCCGGCACCGAGGCGAACGAGACGGCCCTGCTGCTCGCCACCCAGGCCCGCCGCTCCAACCAGGTGCTGGCGATGCGGAACTCGTACCACGGCCGCGCGTTCGGCACCGTCGCGATCACCGGCAACCGCGGCTGGTCCGCGAGCAGCCTGTCGCCGGTGAACGTGCAGTACGTGCAGGGCGCGTACCGGTACCGCAGCCCGTTCCGGGACCTGCCCGACGCGGAGTACATCAAGGTCTGCGTCGACGACCTGCGCAACGTCATCGAGACCACGACGTCCGGGGACGTCGCCTGCCTGATCGCGGAGCCGATCCAGGGCGTCGGCGGGTTCTCGTCGCCGCCGGACGGGCTGTACGCCGCGTTCAAGGAGGTGCTGGACGAGTTCGGGATCCTCTTCATTTCGGACGAGGTGCAGACCGGGTGGGGCCGTACCGGCGACCACTTCTGGGGTATCCAGGCGCACGACGTCATCCCCGACGCGATGACGTTCGCGAAGGGCCTCGGCAACGGGTTCGCGATCGGCGGCGTGGTGGCCCGGGGCGACCTGATGGACAGCATCAAGGCGAACTCGCTGTCCACGTTCGGCGGCAACCCGATCTCGACCAGCGCCGCGAAGGCGACGATCGACTACCTGCTCGACAAGGACCTGCAGGCGAACGCGGCCAAGCGCGGCGCGCAACTGGTCGACGGCCTGCGCGGCATCTCCGACGAGTACCCCGAGCTCGGCGACGTCCGCGGCAAGGGTCTGATGCTCGCCGCCGAGATCGTCAAGCCCGGCGACAACAGCCCCGACCCGGCCGCCACCGCGAAACTCCAGCAGGAGACCAAGAACCGCGGCCTGCTGATCGGCAAGGGCGGCCTCTACGGCAACGTCCTCCGGATGGCCCCGCCCATGACCCTCACCGAGCAGGAAGCGACCGAGGCCCTGGACATCCTCCGGGACTCGTTCAACACCCTGCGCTGA
- a CDS encoding amino acid ABC transporter permease yields MSSVLYEAPGPRAKTRNRVSNILVLIVLVGAVAWLINRLYENGQFEGRLWRQFQYSSIQQQLLEGLLNTLRAAGLAAVLALLFGAVFAAARISDHKWLRAPATLIVELFRAVPLLILMFYFYFGNIQFGLGLSPFWAVVFGLTLYNGSVLAEIFRAGIAAVPKGQREAAYAVGLRKNQVVRLVLLPQAISSMLPAIVSQLVVLLKDTALGFIITYAELLYVAKQMGGRLTYGFPYIPTYIVVALIYIGLCSLLSLLARYLEGRSRRRRKVTGAPPPSAAEAATSAEAPL; encoded by the coding sequence ATGAGCTCAGTCCTGTACGAGGCCCCGGGTCCGCGGGCGAAGACCCGCAACCGCGTCTCCAACATCCTGGTCCTGATCGTGCTGGTCGGCGCGGTCGCGTGGCTGATCAACCGGCTGTACGAGAACGGCCAGTTCGAGGGCCGGCTCTGGCGGCAGTTCCAGTACTCCTCCATCCAGCAGCAACTGCTGGAAGGTCTGCTCAACACGCTGCGAGCGGCCGGTCTCGCCGCGGTGCTCGCGCTGCTGTTCGGCGCGGTCTTCGCGGCCGCCCGGATCAGTGACCACAAGTGGCTGCGGGCTCCGGCCACGCTGATCGTCGAGCTGTTCCGCGCGGTCCCGTTGCTGATCCTGATGTTCTACTTCTACTTCGGCAACATCCAGTTCGGGCTCGGGTTGAGCCCGTTCTGGGCGGTCGTGTTCGGCCTGACGCTCTACAACGGCTCGGTGCTGGCGGAGATCTTCCGCGCCGGTATCGCCGCGGTGCCCAAGGGTCAGCGCGAGGCGGCGTACGCGGTCGGCCTCCGGAAGAACCAGGTGGTCCGGCTGGTTCTTTTGCCGCAGGCCATCAGCTCGATGCTGCCGGCGATCGTCAGCCAGCTGGTCGTGCTGCTGAAGGACACCGCGCTCGGCTTCATCATCACCTACGCCGAGCTGCTGTACGTCGCGAAGCAGATGGGCGGCCGGTTGACGTACGGCTTCCCGTACATCCCGACGTACATCGTCGTGGCGCTGATCTACATCGGGCTGTGCTCGCTGCTGTCCCTGCTCGCCCGCTACCTGGAGGGCCGCTCGCGGCGCCGCCGCAAGGTCACCGGCGCCCCGCCGCCCTCGGCCGCCGAAGCCGCGACCTCGGCGGAGGCTCCGCTCTGA
- a CDS encoding amino acid ABC transporter permease, with the protein MFSVLTDNWPLFRDGFWLTIRLFLVSGVLSLVLGTILGAFRVSPIPALRAIGTGYVNTLRNTPLTLVFAFLFFGAAKMQLALPNPFWTGVGALTIYTSAFVCEVVRSGVNTVAPGQSEAARAVGMTFAQVLTIVVLPQAFRAIIPPLTSVFIALLKNTTIAAGFSVAEAGSIPAAMSERGENQLLTLVWITIGFLILIVPLIFLQRWAERRVAVA; encoded by the coding sequence ATGTTCTCGGTCCTCACCGACAACTGGCCGCTGTTCCGGGACGGTTTCTGGCTGACGATCAGGCTGTTCCTGGTGTCCGGCGTACTCAGCCTGGTGCTCGGCACGATTCTCGGCGCGTTCCGCGTCTCCCCGATCCCGGCCCTGCGCGCCATCGGCACCGGCTACGTGAACACGCTGCGGAACACGCCGCTGACACTGGTGTTCGCGTTCCTGTTCTTCGGCGCCGCGAAGATGCAGCTCGCGCTGCCGAACCCGTTCTGGACCGGCGTCGGCGCGCTGACGATCTACACGTCGGCGTTCGTCTGCGAGGTGGTCCGGTCCGGTGTCAACACGGTCGCCCCGGGCCAGTCCGAGGCCGCGCGCGCGGTCGGCATGACGTTCGCGCAGGTGCTCACGATCGTCGTGCTGCCGCAGGCGTTCCGCGCGATCATCCCGCCGCTGACCAGCGTGTTCATCGCGTTGCTGAAGAACACCACGATCGCGGCCGGGTTCTCGGTCGCGGAGGCGGGCTCGATCCCGGCCGCGATGTCGGAGCGCGGTGAGAACCAACTGCTGACCCTGGTGTGGATCACGATCGGCTTCCTGATCCTGATCGTGCCGCTGATCTTCCTGCAACGCTGGGCCGAACGACGGGTGGCGGTGGCCTGA
- a CDS encoding glutamate ABC transporter substrate-binding protein: MRMRTLVATFGVAALALTAAACGKDEPAAGGGGDAGAASDSCGELHKFTAASGVDVAGSQTFTKAKTRGNLIVGVKADQPNLGYKDADGKRCGFDIEVARMVSAGLGLDPDKIEYKEIPSANRETAIAGGEIDYYVGTYSITDKRKKQVGFAGPYFIAGQDLLVRKDDTSMDAGKTALKGKKVCSATGSTPIQRVKDEQLTEASNISEFKTYSECVSQLLDKKVDAVTTDDAILKGYAATAPDELKVVGKPFSTEKYGIGVPLADKALRDKVNSILETSASDGTWKAIYDETLGKSGSDSTPPPLEKY, translated from the coding sequence ATGAGAATGCGCACCCTCGTCGCCACCTTCGGCGTCGCAGCGCTCGCGCTCACCGCTGCCGCGTGTGGCAAGGACGAGCCGGCCGCCGGTGGCGGCGGCGACGCCGGCGCGGCGTCCGACTCCTGCGGCGAGCTGCACAAGTTCACCGCCGCGTCCGGTGTGGACGTGGCCGGCAGCCAGACCTTCACCAAGGCCAAGACCCGCGGCAACCTGATCGTCGGCGTCAAGGCCGACCAGCCGAACCTCGGCTACAAGGACGCCGACGGCAAGCGCTGCGGCTTCGACATCGAGGTCGCCCGGATGGTCTCGGCCGGCCTCGGTCTCGACCCCGACAAGATCGAGTACAAGGAGATCCCGTCGGCGAACCGCGAGACCGCGATCGCCGGTGGCGAGATCGACTACTACGTCGGCACCTACTCGATCACCGACAAGCGCAAGAAGCAGGTCGGGTTCGCCGGCCCGTACTTCATCGCCGGCCAGGACCTGCTGGTCCGCAAGGACGACACCTCGATGGACGCCGGCAAGACCGCCCTGAAGGGCAAGAAGGTCTGCTCCGCGACCGGCTCCACCCCGATCCAGCGGGTCAAGGACGAGCAGCTCACCGAGGCCAGCAACATCTCCGAGTTCAAGACCTACTCCGAGTGCGTCTCCCAGCTGCTCGACAAGAAGGTCGACGCGGTCACCACCGACGACGCGATCCTCAAGGGGTACGCCGCCACGGCGCCCGACGAGCTGAAGGTCGTCGGCAAGCCGTTCAGCACCGAGAAGTACGGCATCGGCGTCCCGCTGGCCGACAAGGCACTGCGCGACAAGGTCAACTCCATCCTGGAGACGTCGGCCTCCGACGGCACCTGGAAGGCGATCTACGACGAGACGCTCGGCAAGTCGGGTTCGGACTCGACGCCGCCGCCGCTCGAGAAGTACTGA